A section of the Bombus huntii isolate Logan2020A chromosome 5, iyBomHunt1.1, whole genome shotgun sequence genome encodes:
- the LOC126865865 gene encoding odorant receptor 4-like — MGIWPEERKWNRSSSYLVLLPCIIMLCFACAPQTINLPMIAGDSDLVIENLSTNITVMVSLMKTLTVWINGIPLKSLLGYMANDWDAVTNNIERETMVNTARITRKITIGSTLMVNIVILAFVPARLSSMKNNDITLFLRGYYPYNTSISPNFELTMIGQYVAAIYAANTYTTVDALVVLLIFHVCGQLSILRQDLGKIDSYDKKNIEMKMQKIVEKHEYINRFVLRKFVILLKILGNIYSEENKLEFAGRIENSFNMMLLFQMLSCTIQICSQFYQVMMSLGENTMEDMIFQISFLLIYVFYVMLQLFLYCYMGEKLAAESTEIANIAYGTKWYNLPPKNARWLVIIMCRATSSPLQITAGRFCSFTFALYCQVIKTSMGYVSVLYAMKNK, encoded by the exons ATGGGTATCTGGCCGGAAGAGAGGAAATGGAACCGATCTTCCAGTTACCTAGTTCTATTACCGTGTATCATAATGCTGTGCTTCGCATGTGCTCCACAAACAATTAACCTTCCTATGATCGCCGGTGACTCTGATTTGGTGATCGAGAATCTATCGACTAATATTACCGTCATGGTTTCCCTCATGAAGACTCTGACTGTTTGGATCAACGGCATAC CGTTAAAGTCTCTGCTAGGATATATGGCCAATGACTGGGACGCAGTGACGAATAATATCGAACGAGAAACAATGGTGAACACCGCGAGGATCACTAGAAAGATTACAATAGGAAGCACATTGATGGTTAACATCGTAATTCTCGCTTTTGTGCCTGCACGATTGTCTAGCATGAAAAACAACGACATTACACTATTCCTTCGTGGCTATTACCCGTATAACACTAGCATCAGTCCAAATTTCGAATTGACGATGATCGGTCAATACGTGGCTGCCATTTATGCAGCGAATACGTACACAACTGTAGATGCTCTCGTTGTCCTACTGATTTTTCACGTCTGCGGACAGCTTTCGATTTTGAGGCAAGATTTAGGGAAGATTGATTCGTacgataagaaaaatatagaaatgaaGATGCAGAAGATTGTCGAAAAgcatgaatatataaataggTTCGTATTAAggaaatttgttattttgttGAAGATACTAGGGAATATATACAGCGAAGAGAATAAATTAGA GTTCGCCGGAAGGATAGAGAATTCCTTTAACATGATGCTTCTGTTTCAAATGCTGAGTTGCACCATTCAGATATGTTCTCAGTTTTACCAAGTTATGATG TCGTTGGGAGAGAATACAATGGAAGAcatgatttttcaaatttcgttCTTATTGATATACGTATTTTACGTGATGTTGCAACTGTTCCTATATTGTTACATGGGAGAAAAACTAGCAGCCGAG AGTACAGAAATAGCTAACATAGCCTACGGTACAAAATGGTACAATTTACCTCCCAAGAATGCAAGAtggcttgtaattattatgTGCCGTGCCACGTCTTCACCCTTACAAATTACAGCAGGCAGATTTTGTTCCTTTACTTTTGCGCTTTACTGTCAG GTCATAAAAACCTCGATGGGGTATGTTTCTGTCCTATAcgcaatgaaaaataaataa
- the LOC126865866 gene encoding odorant receptor 9a-like has protein sequence MDFDAGLKTAIGWNRWNMELIGIWPEPGRTDERLSHFKALIYLSIITIFGTGPQSANLFFIWGNLELVTENLSTANIPGINAMIKLIFAWYYKDCTYKEDKRSAKQLQCCTLKFYSFKPIMKSFYDDWRSAKTEEEKTAMLKMAKPANFISVWCSILTLTMVTAYLSLRSINVYLSDRLHENQDHLSLYPGYFPYNIRPVPILLMTNFAQVIAGYSATICYTTVDTFIAMLVLHICGQFEILRKKLTRLMDGEEGNRSIDEFQKELVWIITKHEHLNWLAQTIEKCFSPLLLLQMLLCTIEICFQGFLFFNKSYFGWFQSREMSNSAYESNWYNVSPSQTKCLLFIMNRSTRPLCLTAGKFGIFSMELFSTVCTNIDS, from the exons ATGGACTTCGATGCAG GATTGAAGACAGCCATTGGatggaatcgttggaatatggAACTAATTGGCATCTGGCCGGAACCGGGAAGAACTGACGAACGATTGTCACATTTCAAGGCTCTAATTTATTTGTCCATAATAACTATATTTGGAACTGGACCGCAGAGTGCGAACCTATTTTTCATATGGGGGAATCTTGAGTTGGTGACAGAAAACCTGTCAACAGCTAATATTCCTGGTATAAACGCTATGATAAAGCTGATCTTTGCTTGGTACTACAAAGACTGTACGTATAAAGAGGACAAGCGATCTGCTAAACAATTACAATGTTGCACGCTTAAATTCTATT CTTTCAAACCTATCATGAAGTCTTTCTACGATGACTGGCGCAGTGCGAAgacggaagaagaaaagacaGCGATGCTGAAGATGGCTAAACCTGCGAACTTTATTTCCGTCTGGTGTTCAATATTAACTCTCACAATGGTCACTGCATATTTAAGCCTTCGATCTATTAACGTCTATCTTTCTGATAGATTACACGAAAACCAGGATCATTTGAGCTTGTATCCTGGATATTTTCCCTATAACATTCGACCAGTACCGATATTGTTAATGACCAATTTTGCTCAAGTAATTGCGGGATATTCAGCTACTATTTGCTATACCACTGTCGACACTTTTATCGCTATGTTAGTCCTGCATATATGTGgacaatttgaaattttaaggAAGAAATTAACAAGATTGATGGACGGCGAGGAAGGAAATAGAAGCATAGATGAGTTTCAAAAGGAGTTGGTTTGGATTATTACCAAGCACGAGCATCTGAACTG gCTTGCACAGACGATCGAAAAATGCTTTAGTCCGCTATTGTTGCTACAGATGTTACTGTGTACCATCGAAATATGCTTTCAAGGTTTCTTGTTCTTTAAC AAAAGTTACTTTGGATGGTTTCAGAGTAGAGAAATGAGCAATAGCGCGTACGAATCGAATTGGTACAACGTCTCACCTTCTCAAACCAAATGTCTTCTATTCATCATGAACCGGTCCACTCGTCCACTTTGTTTGACTGCAGGCAAATTTGGTATCTTCTCTATGGAACTGTTCAGTACCGTATGTACAAATATCGACTCATAA
- the LOC126866130 gene encoding odorant receptor 13a-like, translating to MDFAMGWNRFNLTLLGVWPEPRKVSRGSRLLSSIIFWFTTIVTFIFICAPQTANLVLKSTNLDEVIENLSINIPIAFALVKQIVLRYYKKALTLLLSQMFDDWNEPIANQDRQTMLKNAKISRMISIVCSTLTYLMLFAFISLQIWSNMQSASEADLGGLLHPATFPYDTRKSPNFEITWLGQFMGTVLTAICYSCFDTFLAVLVLHLCGQLTVLRMALEDLANTTKKDNNYARFHERLGFIVNRHNLLSRFAVIVEDCFNLTLLIQTVICTAMFCLTGYRMITSVDQEQADVPIVGMIFFIIHVIYTMLHLFIYCYIGEMLLGESTGVGQAAYECDWYDLPPKNAISLIIVICRAKVSFQITAGKFSPFSLELFNAVLKTSAGYLSVLLAMKD from the exons ATGGACTTTGCAATGGGATGGAATCGTTTCAACTTGACGTTACTCGGTGTGTGGCCGGAACCGAGAAAAGTATCAAGAGGATCACGATTACTTTCGAGTATAATATTCTGGTTTACGACTATTGTGACGTTTATTTTCATCTGTGCACCACAAACAGCAAATCTGGTATTGAAATCAACTAATTTGGACGAAGTAATCGAAAATTTGTCGATTAATATACCGATCGCCTTTGCATTGGTTAAGCAGATCGTTCTACGGTATTATAAGAAAG CCCTGACGCTATTACTCAGCCAAATGTTCGACGACTGGAACGAGCCAATCGCAAATCAAGATCGTCAAACGATGTTAAAGAACGCGAAAATTAGTCGAATGATATCCATAGTCTGTTCCACTTTAACATATCTCATGCTTTTCGCTTTTATATCGCTACAAATTTGGAGTAATATGCAAAGTGCGTCAGAAGCCGATCTAGGAGGACTCCTTCATCCAGCCACGTTCCCTTACGACACACGCAAAAGTCCAAATTTCGAGATTACATGGCTGGGACAGTTTATGGGCACGGTGCTAACCGCGATATGCTATTCTTGCTTCGACACGTTCCTTGCGGTTCTTGTGTTGCACTTGTGCGGTCAATTAACTGTTCTTAGAATGGCACTCGAGGATCTAGCTAACACGACGAAGAAGGATAATAATTACGCAAGATTCCATGAACGACTGGGATTCATTGTGAACAGGCACAATCTGTTATCTAG GTTTGCCGTGATCGTGGAAGATTGCTTCAATCTCACGTTACTTATTCAGACTGTAATCTGCACAGCGATGTTTTGTCTGACTGGATATCGTATGATAACT TCCGTAGATCAGGAGCAAGCGGACGTACCAATAgttggaatgatatttttcatcATACACGTAATTTATACTATGCTgcatctttttatttattgttatatagGAGAAATGCTTCTAGGGGAA AGTACCGGTGTTGGGCAAGCAGCATACGAGTGCGATTGGTACGATTTACCACCGAAGAACGCGATTTCACTAATTATCGTAATATGTCGCGCGAAAGTATCGTTTCAAATAACAGCTGGAAAATTCAGTCCTTTCTCGCTCGAACTCTTTAATGCT GTTCTAAAAACGTCTGCTGGATACCTTTCAGTATTGTTAGCCATGAAGGATTGA
- the LOC126865867 gene encoding odorant receptor 13a-like — protein sequence MLHPTTRQYLSKICDDIHKYNIHITINISLALTLLLSQMFDDWTEPIANQDRQTMLKNAQISRMISIVCSTLTYLMLFAFISLQIWSNMQSASEADLGGLLHPATFPYNTSKSPNFELTWLGQFIGTMLAGISYSCFDTFLAVPVLHLCGQLTVLRMALEDLANATKKDNNYARFHERLGFIVNRHNLLSRFAVIVEDCFNLTLLVQTVICTAMFCLTGYRMITSVDQEQADIRIVGMIFFIIHVIYTMLHLFIYCYIGEMLLGESTGVGQSAYECDWYDLPPKNAISLIIVICRAKVSFQITAGKFSPFSLELFNAVLKTSAGYLSVLLAMKD from the exons ATGCTGCACCCAACTACACGTCAATATTTGTCTAAAATATGTGACGATATccacaaatataatatacatataacaatTAATATCTCCCTAGCCCTGACGCTATTACTCAGCCAAATGTTCGACGACTGGACCGAGCCAATCGCAAATCAAGATCGTCAAACGATGTTAAAGAACGCGCAAATTAGTCGAATGATATCTATAGTCTGTTCCACTCTAACGTATCTCATGCTTTTCGCTTTTATATCGCTACAAATTTGGAGTAATATGCAAAGTGCGTCAGAAGCCGATCTAGGAGGACTCCTTCATCCAGCTACGTTTCCTTACAACACCAGCAAGAGTCCAAATTTCGAACTCACATGGCTGGGACAATTTATAGGCACGATGTTAGCCGGGATATCCTATTCTTGCTTCGACACGTTCCTTGCGGTTCCCGTGTTACATTTGTGCGGTCAATTAACTGTTCTTAGAATGGCACTCGAGGATCTAGCTAACGCGACGAAGAAGGATAATAATTACGCAAGGTTCCATGAACGACTGGGATTCATTGTGAACAGGCACAATCTGTTATCTAG GTTTGCCGTGATCGTGGAAGATTGCTTCAATCTCACGTTACTTGTTCAGACTGTAATCTGCACAGCGATGTTTTGTCTGACTGGATATCGTATGATAACT TCCGTAGATCAGGAGCAAGCGGACATACGAATAgttggaatgatatttttcatcATACACGTAATTTATACTATGCTgcatctttttatttattgttatatagGAGAAATGCTTCTAGGGGAA AGTACCGGTGTTGGGCAATCAGCATACGAGTGCGATTGGTACGATTTACCACCGAAGAACGCGATTTCACTAATTATCGTAATATGTCGCGCGAAAGTATCGTTTCAAATAACAGCTGGAAAATTCAGTCCCTTCTCCCTCGAACTCTTTAATGCT GTTCTAAAAACTTCTGCCGGATATCTTTCAGTATTGTTAGCCATGAAGGATTGA
- the LOC126865868 gene encoding odorant receptor 4-like produces the protein MVCFACAPQTINLLLIAGNSNLVIENLSTNITTTISLMKAMAVWIKGKPLKFLVKCMANDWNTTMDKAERETMVNIRRITRKTTIRSTLMANIVLLAFVPARLFSMRYSDNMLFYRGYFPYNITISPNYELTMIGQFMATFYAATTYTAVDTFVVLLIFHVCGQLSNLRDDLRKIHSYDKKDLEKKLQKIIQKHEYISRFVFKKFVLFEDGEKDGRSTVMILIMSYAYLRFANKIENSFNMMLLLQMLSCTIQICSQSYQVIMSFGEQEMEYMILQLSFLLIYVVYVMLHLFLYCYMGEKLTSESTEIADTVYNAEWYNLPPKNARWLIIIMCRARASPLKITAGKFCSFTLVLFSQVSVNES, from the exons ATGGTGTGCTTCGCATGTGCCCCACAAACTATTAATCTTTTGTTAATCGCGGGTAACTCTAACTTGGTGATCGAGAATCTTTCGACTAATATTACTACCACGATTTCACTTATGAAGGCTATGGCTGTTTGGATCAAAGGCAAAC CATTAAAGTTTTTGGTAAAGTGCATGGCTAATGACTGGAACACAACGATGGACAAAGCCGAACGAGAAACAATGGTGAACATCCGGAGGATCACTAGAAAGACTACAATAAGAAGCACGTTGATGGCCAACATTGTGCTTCTCGCTTTTGTGCCTGCACGGTTGTTTAGTATGAGATACAGTGACAACATGCTGTTCTATCGTGGCTATTTCCCCTATAACATTACCATCAGTCCAAATTACGAATTGACAATGATCGGTCAATTCATGGCTACGTTTTATGCGGCCACTACGTACACAGCAGTAGATACTTTTGTCGTTCTGTTGATTTTCCATGTCTGCGGACAGCTTTCGAATTTGAGAGACGATTTACGGAAGATTCATTCGTACGATAAAAAAGATCTGGAAAAGAAGTTGCAGAAAATTATTCAGAAGCATGAATATATTAGTAGGTTCGTATTCAaaaaatttgttctttttGAAGATGGTGAAAAAGATGGAAGGAGCACAGTGATga TATTAATCATGTCGTATGCATATCTAAGATTCGCCAACAAGATAGAGAATTCTTTCAACATGATGCTCCTCCTTCAAATGCTGAGTTGCACCATTCAGATATGCTCTCAATCTTACCAAGTCATTATG tCATTTGGAGAGCAAGAGATGGAATACATGATTTTGCAACTTTCGTTTCTGCTGATATACGTAGTTTATGTGATGTTGCATTTGTTCCTATACTGTTACATGGGCGAAAAACTAACTTCCGAG AGTACAGAAATTGCTGACACGGTGTACAATGCCGAATGGTACAATTTACCTCCCAAGAATGCAAGATGGCTTATAATTATCATGTGTCGTGCCAGGGCTTCGCCTTTAAAAATTACAGCAGGCAAATTTTGTTCCTTTACTTTAGTGCTATTCTCTCAGGTAAGCGTGAACGAGTCATAA
- the LOC126866118 gene encoding uncharacterized protein LOC126866118 yields the protein MMLNAKILIIMGLVSYGVIARNMEGNKELLKEPNNKKHGVSMLMEIAKELVQRSSTSSQVLNLNLSNLLLLLVLKAVVFGAGYLGHHGYKGRDLEEDIRNIENNNIFLENVVSEAEVTLALGYLMGDTCLYRAACEEPHVAKEYLGAAEMIIQTIKLLPQGSSIEGKYQQIVTEFRKAIEHGVADNCPPQYTCKKENIKNFLKEEGK from the exons ATGATGTTAAATGCGAAGATTTTGATTATCATGGGATTAGTGAGTTATGGGGTTATTGCTAGAAACATGGAAGGCAATAAAGAGCTTCTTAAGGAACCAAATAATAAGAAGCATGGAGTTTCTATGTTGATGGAAATAGCGAAGGAGCTTGTACAAAGATCCTCGACTAGTAGTCAG GTGTTGAATctgaatttatcaaatttgttATTACTTTTGGTATTGAAAGCAGTCGTGTTTGGAGCAGGATATCTAGGCCATCATGGTTACAAAGGACGCGACTTAGAAGAAG acatacgaaatattgaaaataataatatatttctagaAAATGTGGTATCTGAAGCTGAAGTTACGTTGGCATTAGGATACTTAATGGGAGATACGTGTCTGTATAGAGCAGCTTGTGAAGAACCTCACGTCGCGAAAGAATATCTAGGAGCTGCAGAAATGATCATccaaacgataaaattgctaCCCCA AGGTTCGTCGATTGAAGGGAAGTATCAGCAAATAGTGACGGAATTCCGAAAAGCCATCGAACATGGTGTTGCAGATAATTGTCCGCCTCAATATACTTGCAAGAAAGAGaatattaagaattttttgaaaGAAGAGGGGAAATGA
- the LOC126866113 gene encoding proteasome subunit alpha type-3 produces MSSIGTGYDLSASQFSPDGRVFQVEYAQKAVENGGTVIGLRGKDGIVFAVEKIVTSKLYEVGTNKRIFNIDKHLGMAVSGLISDARQIVEIARSEASSYKSQYGIGIPLKYLNERVSMYMHAYTLYSAVRPYGCSVILGAYEHDGPAMYMIDPSGVSYGYYGCAVGKAKQSAKTEIEKLKLSEMTCNELVKEAARIIYLVHDELKDKQFELEMSWVGKHTNGRHERIPADVKADAEAKAKQAMAEDSDSDTEDM; encoded by the exons ATGAGTTCCATAGGCACAGGG TATGATTTGTCTGCTTCTCAATTTTCACCTGACGGACGTGTGTTTCAAGTGGAATATGCACAAAAAGCCGTCGAAAATGGAGG AACAGTTATAGGATTAAGAGGAAAAGATGGCATTGTATTTGCTGTGGAAAAGATAGTTACTTCCAAGCTTTATGAGGTTGgcacaaataaaagaatattcaaTATAGACAAACATCTTGGTATGGCAGTTTCTGGTTTGATATCCGATGCCAGACAGATCGTAGAGATCGCTAGATCCGAAGCGTCTAGCTACAAATCCCAATATGGAATTGGTATTCCTCTGAAATACTTAAACGAAAGAGTTTCTATGTACATGCATGCGTATACTTTGTATTCGGCAGTCAGGCCATACGGCTGTTCTGTAATACTTGGTGCATATGAACACGATGGCCCAGCTATGTATATGATAGATCCTTCTGGAGTTTCATATGGGTACTACGGTTGTGCTGTTG GCAAGGCAAAACAGTCTGCAAAGacggaaattgaaaaattgaagCTATCTGAAATGACTTGCAATGAATTAGTAAAAGAAGCAGCACGTATAATTTATCTTGTTCACGATGAATTAAAAGACAAGCAGTTTGAGCTTGAAATGAGCTGGGTTGGTAAACACACGAATGGAAGGCACGAGCGTATACCGGCGGACGTAAAAGCTGATGCTGAGGCAAAAGCGAAACAAGCAATGGCGGAAGATTCAGACAGTGACACGGAAGACATGTAA